One Rhizobiales bacterium GAS188 DNA window includes the following coding sequences:
- a CDS encoding LSU ribosomal protein L15P: protein MKLNEISDNPGALKVRKRVGRGIGSGKGKTAGRGVKGQKARTGVAVKGFEGGQMPMHRRLPKRGFRSLFRRDLNEVNLDRIQVAIDAGKLVGGKPIDVAALVESGICRSARDGVKLLGRGELKAKLTFEVAGASKSAVAAIEKAGGSVKILTQEAPAA, encoded by the coding sequence TCAGGAAGCGCGTCGGTCGTGGCATCGGCTCCGGCAAGGGCAAGACCGCCGGGCGCGGTGTCAAGGGTCAGAAGGCGCGCACCGGCGTTGCCGTGAAGGGGTTCGAGGGCGGACAGATGCCGATGCATCGCCGCCTGCCCAAGCGCGGCTTCCGCAGCCTGTTCCGGCGCGACCTGAACGAGGTCAATCTTGACCGCATTCAGGTGGCGATCGATGCCGGCAAGCTCGTCGGCGGCAAGCCGATCGATGTCGCGGCGCTGGTCGAAAGCGGCATCTGCCGTTCGGCTCGCGACGGCGTCAAGCTGCTCGGGCGCGGCGAATTGAAGGCGAAGCTGACCTTCGAGGTGGCAGGCGCGTCGAAGTCGGCGGTGGCGGCGATCGAGAAGGCCGGCGGCTCGGTGAAGATTCTGACGCAGGAAGCGCCCGCCGCTTGA